ATTAGCGATAGTCATCGACTGGAAAGACATAGTATGTGACAATGGTTGTGTCTATTTAAATATTGTTCTCACAGGTGACGCAAGTTGCCCACGTTTTTGTATTTAAAATTCAGCTACTCGGCTTTCGTGAGTTCGTCGGCATCCAGTTCTTCATCTAAATACTGCTCGCCGAGTTTGGTGATTCGATAGTAGCCACCCTCCCGCTTTTCGAGAAGACCATACCCTGTCAGTTCTCGACATCTCGCCCCGGCGTAGTTTCGATGAATGTCGATGTTTCGAGCGACAACTGCGGGAGGTACTTCCCCAGCATCGTGGATATATTCCAAAATCACGTCGTCTGCTGGTTTCATCCAGTCCGCGCGCTGGCGCATGAGGTAATTCCGGCAGAAAGTACGCTTAACATCTCCGGTGCACATTGAAATAGGTCTTTACAAATCTACGAAAATTTGCGAACGCAAATATTTATATTCCTATGGAATGACAATCAAATGGAAGCAGACGCTTCCAAGAGTCCGATGATGAAACCCCTTCGGCGGCTCAGGACTCGCGGGGCGGTGCTTTCGAGTGAAATCCATGACCGAACTCATTCACACAGCGAACCGTCGGAGGGCCGAATCGAGCTACCGAATCCACCCTGACCGAACCATCCCAAATCAACTCGAACGCGGGGGAGGCAACCGATGACTGACGAGATGGAAAATTGGGAGCGAATCGGTCGCCAGACGCTCTGGCAGGCGCTCTCTCAGATGGGCGAGGATTGCGAGCTGACGATTGACGAGGCCGCCGACGCGGTGTACTGGAGCCACGAACTCGCACCCGAGCAGGTCGAGACGATGCGCCAGTTGATGTTCGATTTGCAGTACGTCACGGAGGAGTATCTGGCGCGACTGTGCGCCGAAACGACGCCGTGGGAGGATTCGGAGAACCGAACGCCGTCGTGGAACTCGGCGGCGGTCATGCCGGGGTACACCCGCCACGGTGCAGGTGTGGGTGCAAGTGTCGATGCAGGTTCGGATGCAGATGGGGATTCGACCACGGCGGACGAACGAGCCGAAAACGAAGGGAATGGGAACGAAGAAGGCGAAAAAGGGGAGTGCGGAAACGAAGAGAACAGGGACGAAACCGAAACTGCAACCGCAAGTGAAACAGCAAGCGAACCCGCAAATAGCAGAGACGCGTAGTTCGAAACCCCTCGAACTACAAAATATTCGCCAGCTTTTCCTTCGTAGTCAATAACGACTATTTCTCTGAAATGGATAGCTCACGTCACGCCGAATCCGGACGAATCCGGACGAATCCGGCGAACTTACTCGTCGTTTCGGGTCAGTTCGCTCGCGTCCAACTCGCCCGCGAGGTACGATTTTCCCTCGTCTGTGACCTGATAGAGTCCGTTGCCGAGGTTTCGCAGGAGGCCGTAGGCCGTGAGGGTGCGACAGCGTCGCCCGACGTATTTTGGGTGATAGTCCATCTCCGGGCCGAGTTCGGCCAAGCCGTCGGTAATCTGTGACGGCTGGTGGTTGCCGTAGTCGGCAAGAAACTCCATGATTCGCTCGTCAGCGTGTGCCATCCACTCCGCGTGTCGTCGCATACCTTCGACAGTGGGTGGCGGCAGTATCACTGTACCGTCTGGGGATGTATAAGTTCCTAGAAGTAATCTATAAGTTACCAAACTGTGAACAGTCGAATGCGGAGACAGGTCGTCGAGAGACGACATGGGAATGCACCACCACTCCACTCAATCACAATCGGTGTCTGTCTCCGCGCGTGTCGTCTGTCCACCTGTCCATCCACAACAGGAACAGACCGCCAAACCCGCATCGGTTCGGTCGATGGAGGGCCGAGCCAAGCGACACTCGATGCGGGTGCTTTCCTTGTACACGACTGTTCGACTAAATCAGACGTTGACTGTTGACGCCGACTGAATCGGAAACCGGTTTACCGCGTGACTCCCACGGAAGCAACATGGACGTACTTTCCGCGGCGCGGCGAGTCATCGACGAGGGGCCGGTGTGTGACGCCTGCCTCGGTCGCCAGTTCGCAGACCGGAGTTTCGGCCTGTCGAACACCGAACGCGGCCACTCGCTCCGCATGGCGGTCGCACTGGAGGACGACGAGGATTTCGAGGGCTTCGAAAAATCGGGCGAGGAGTGTTGGGTTTGTGAAGGACTCACGAACGATTTCGAAACATACGCAGAGCAAGTCGCAGACGCTCTCTCGGGTATCGACTTCGAGACGTACCAAGTCGGGACGCGCACCCCGCCGCTCATCGATGAAAACGAGTCGCTGCTCCGCGATTTGGCCGACCTGCCCGAGGCCACCGGCGAACTGTTCAAATCCGAGTACAACCGCGAGGTCGGCAAGCGCGTCGGCAAGCTAACAGGGACGGAAGTCGATTTCGAGCGACCGGACGTTCTCGCCCTCCTGAATCTGGAACGCGGCGATGTGGACGTGCAAATCAATCCCGCATTCGTCTTCGGACGCTACCGAAAACTGGAGCGCGATATTCCACAAACCGAGTGGCCCTGCCGGGAATGCGGCGGGTCGGGCAAGCAACTCGCCGAAGGCGGCGGCGAGGAACCCTGCGACTACTGCGGCGGCGACGGCTACCTCTACAGCAAGAGCGTGGAGGAACTGACGACGCCCCCCGTTCTCGACGCGATGGACGGCAAAGAGGCGCTGTTCCACGGCGCGGGCCGCGAGGACGTGGACGCTCTGATGCTCGGGACAGGCCGCCCGTTCGTCATCGAAATCAAGAAACCGAAACAACGCACCCCCGACACAGGGACGCTCGAAGCAGCAATCAACGAGTTCGCGGATGGACAGGCCGAAGTCGAAGGGCTTCGCCTCGCCACGCACGAGATGGTCGAACGTGTGAAGGAACTCGACGCGAGCAAGACCTACCGCGCGCAGGTAGAGTTCGACGCACCCGTCACCGAGGGCGAACTCAACGGTGCAATCAAGGAGCTGGACGGCACGACCGTCGAACAGTACACCCCGAACCGGGTTGACCACCGCCGAGCAAACCTGACTCGCGTGCGCGAAGTGTACGACATCGACGGCCATCTGGAGGACGAAACCCACGGCGAAATTGAGATTCACGGCGAAGGTGGTCTCTACATCAAGGAACTCGTGAGTGGTGACGAAGGTCGGACGGAACCGAGTTTGGCGGGTTTACTCGATGTGGGTGCCGAAGTGACCGCACTGGACGTAATCGGCGTGGAAGGCGAAGACGAGGTGTTCGACGAGGACGAATACCTACGAGAGTAGCCTAGAAGACGAGAACAGAAAAATCGGTTCGACTCCCGAACGAACCGTCTTCGACCTGACCCACGTCGTTACAGTTCGTTTAGTTTCCGGAGTAGTTGGCCTTCGTACTCGCGGTCGCTCTGGACACCTTTCAGTTCGAGGACGTTGCGTTCGAGCGTGTCGCGGGCGACGTTGAATCCTTGTTCCGCGCCGTAGCCTTCGCCCGATCCGGCGACCTGCCCGCGATTGGTTCGGAGACGAATCTTACACTGGATGAGCGGCGTGCCACGGAGTTTCTCCTTGTGTTCGTGGAAGCGAACGTGTGCGTGGCGCACCTGCATATCCTTGTATTTGTCCGTGATTTCTTGGATGCTCTCTCGGATGGTCTGTCGAGAGATGGTGTCGAGGAGGTTGATGTTCGTGATTTGCACGTCCATGTGGTCTTCCTCGGTGTAGGTGAGCGCGCGAAGCACGTCGGTTTTCGTGACGACGCCGCCCACCACGCGGTCGTCGTCCGGCGTAACCACGAGTCCGGCGTAGTTCATCTCGAACATCTTCTTGACCGCGTCCTCGACCGTCATATCGAGCGAGATGGATTCGACGGGACTGTTCATCACGTCGTACACCGGCAGGTCTAACATTCGGTCGCTGTCCCCGGTTCGTTCGCCCGTCGTCGGCTTGTCCTCGTTCCGGGTGACGAAATCCACGATGTCGTGGGTCGTGACCATGCCGGTGAGGAAACCGTCATCGTTCACGACCGGGAGACGGGAGACACTATGTTCGCGCATGAGGTTGATGACGCGCCCGAGGGTTGCGTCCTCCGGAATCGTGACGGGGTTCTCGGAGTAAATCTGCTCGACGGTGAGTGCGTCTAAGTTGTCGAGAACGCCGTCGAGAATCATGTCCTCGTCGATGATCCCCCAGACGGTGTCCCCCTCGAAGATAGGTGCGACCTTGCTCCCGCCTTCGACGAGGGCGCGAGCGACTTCGCGCACGTCGTCGTGCAGGTCGATTTTCGGCGCGGGTTTCGTCAGCGTCGCCACTTTGGTCTGGTCTTCGATATGTGACTGCAAAAGCTGTTTCTGCGTGATGACGCCATCGTACTCTCCCGCTTCGGTGACCACGATGCCCTTTGGGTTTTCCTCTTCGAATATCGAGCGCGCTTTCCCGAGTCGCTCTTCGGCCTCGATTTCGAAGTAGTCGGTGGTCGCAATGTCAGAGATATCCATCGGCAGTTTCCATGACGCGGTCATTGCTCTTGAACTTTGTCGCAGAACGGGCATTTCTGGTGGCTTTTTAGAGATACAACGCGTAGGGATTTCCTGTGTTTCCTGACATTGGCGCGGTGTTCGGTTCGTACACCTATCTCGCCACCGAGGTCGTTTTCGGGTCGGTTGCGCTCTGGTTACTCCTTCGGGCCGACGCACTGTCCCGTGCAGGCAAGACGATTATCGCGTTGTATCCTCTCGGTTACGTTTGGGACTGGTACACGCTAACCATCGGTGTCTTCTCCATTCCGCTCCGAACCGGTATCGAGGTGGCTGGGATTCCGATAGAAGAACATCTGTTCATCATTGTAGTGCCCGCACTCGTCATCGGCGTGCACGAAAATCTGCACCGGACAACGGAACGGGCGGAAACCGGTCAGTAATCGGTGGTTACCGCCTGAATGCGGCGAGATACGAACGGAATGCTGTCTTTCGTAACCACTCGTTTACGGCTGGTAAATGGTGAATAACAAAGAACAAACCCGGCAATGTTCCAATCCATGCTGGGTTACGAGCAAGGGGTGGCGAAGTAATGAGCACAATCGGTGACTCCTCTGGCACGGGGAGCAGCGACACCAATAATCAATCGAGCGAATCGGACTCAACGGTGGCCGAACACGTTTCAGACATACTCGAATCGAATGGGTCACGGGAGCAACGGGACGCTCCCCTCTCCCGCGATATGGTCTTCGACGTACTGAAAAATCAGCGACGACGGTATGCCCTGCACTATCTGAAGCAGGCCGAGGAAACCGTCCAGTTGAGCGACCTTGCGGAGCAGGTCGCGGCGTGGGAAAACGATACCACAGTTGATGCCATTTCCGCCGCCGAACGAAAACGAGTCTACACTGCTCTTTACCAATCCCACCTCCCGAAACTCGATGATGCAGGAATCGTAGATTACAACCAAAACCGGGGAATCGTCGAACTCGCCACTGCCGCCGACCAACTCGACCCCTATCTCGAAACCAACACACGGGACGACATCTCGTGGTGCAAACGATACCTCGGAATCGCAGTCGCCGGATTCGCCGTGCTTACCGGAGCATGGCTCGAACTACCGCTTCTCGCCGGAATCGCCGACATCGCCCTCGCCTTGCTCGTGGTCGTCGCATTCACGCTCGTCGCAGTTGCCCACACCTACGACGCCCGACATGCGCCCTCGACAGGCGAACAGGCACCGGATATTTCAGGCGAATAGTTCCGGGAATCTCTTTTTATGAAATCGTGTTCGGAGAGCGGTGGCTGTCGAGTGAGTGAATCACGGCCTAAACAGCAGCTCGAAAACGGGAACCGCGCCGTAAAATCCTACCCATCGGCGAAAGGTGGCGAGTAGCGAGACCAGTCGCGAGCTATTGACGGACTGTTCGAATGTGTTGGCGACTCACATCGCTCGTCACGTTACGTCGGCAGAAATTGAGTGGGTTTGGGCAGATTTGAACCACGCCGAGACGTTCCTGCTCACTCCGCTTCGCTCCGTTCCGCGGGCGTGCGTCTCGTCTAGTTCAAACTGCCAAACACTCATTTTGGCGATGTGGCTCCTCGCTTCGCTCGTCAATTAGTAGCGCGGAAAAGTATGGGTTTGGGCAGATTTGAACTGCCGGCCTCCTCCATGTCAAGGAGGTGTCATAACCAACTAGACCACAAACCCAGTCGGCCTCTGTGCGCATTTCTTCGTTGGCTGCATGGGTAATTGAAGGTTTCGAAATCGAACGCCGTATCCCGGTTTTATTTCGCCCACGGCTGGCGACAGCTTTAAGTGATTGTATGGATTTGTGCATTACAACACGAATCAGTTCATTGGTGTTCCACTATGCAGGACTACATCGAACACGTCACCACCGGACACGACCTCACACTCACGCAGGCCCGAGACGCGGCGAGCACCGTTTTCGACGGTGCGACCGACGCCCAAATCGGCGCGCTCCTCACCGGACTGCGCGCGAAAGGGGAGACAGAAACCGAAATCGCGGGCTTCGCGCAGGGCATGCGCGACGCCGCGCGGACGATTTCTCCCGACCGAACGCCGCTGGTGGACACCTGCGGCACGGGCGGCGACGATTACGACACCATCAACGTCTCCACGACCTCCGCAATCGTCGCCAGCGGCGCGGGCGTCCCGGTGGCCAAACACGGCAACTACTCGGTTTCTTCCTCCTCCGGCAGTGCCGACGTGCTGGACGAAGTCGGCGTCGTGGTCGATTCGGAACCGCCCGCAGTGGAACGCGCAATCGAACAGCAGGGAATCGGCTTCATGCTTGCGCCCGTCTTCCACCCCGCGATGAAGGCCGTCATCGGCCCGCGCAAGGAACTCGGCATGCGAACCCTGTTCAACGTCTTGGGACCGCTGACGAACCCGGCGGGGGCCGACGCGCAGGTCGTCGGCGTCTACGACCCCGACCTCGTTCCCGTGCTGGCCCGCGCACTCGCCCACATGAACGTTTCCCACGCTCTCGTAGTTCACGGGTCGGGAATGGACGAAATCGCCATCCACGACGAAACGACGGTCGCGGAAGTCGAGGGCGGTTTCATCGAAGAGTACACGCTCACGCCCGAAGACCTCGGCGTCGGTCGCTACGACGTGACAAAAGTCGCGGGTGGTACGCCTCAACAGAACGCCCGTGACCTCCGCGGTATCGTGGAGGGCACAGTCGGCGGCGCGAAACGGGACATCATTCTGGCGAACGCCGGGGCCGCGGTGTACGTCTCCGGCCGAGCCTCGTCCCTGGAGGACGGCGTTGAGCAGGCCGAGCAGGCAATCGACTCCGGGAATGCAGAGGAAAAACTCGACTTGATGACGAGGGCCATCTCGGCATGACCCGAGCGAAAATCTGCGGCCTGACGGCGGAAGACGACCTCCACGCGGCCATCTCAGCAGGCGCGGACGCAATCGGTTTACTCGTGGACGTGCCAGTTGATTCGCCGCGGGAAATCGGCCCACTACGGGCCGCCGAACTCGCACGGGAAGTCCCTCCTTTCGTGACGACCGTTCTCGTGACGATGCCCGAAACGCCGGAACAGACGGTCGAAATCGCGGAAATCGTCGAACCCGACGCCGTGCAGGTTCACGGGATGGGCGTCGGCGACCTCGCCTATCTATCGTCCAGCATCGACGGGAACGTCATTCGAGCCATCGACGCGACGACCGAAAGTCCGGAACGCTACGACACGGTTGCCGACGCACTCCTCCTCGACGCCGGGAAAGCGGGCGGAACCGGCGAAACTCACGACTGGGAGCGCGCACGGGAGCTCGTGAACTCTCTCGACTCGCCAGTCATCCTCGCGGGAGGACTAAGTCCGGACAACGTCGGCGATGCGGTCGAAGCGGTTGAACCCTTCGCCGTGGACGTTGCGAGCGGGGTCGAATCGGGCGGCGGACAGAAAGACCACTCCGCGGTCGAATCGTTCATCAGGAACGCGAAAGCACCACACGAGAAATCGGAGCCAGTTCTACAACGATGAAGCGAGACGAGTTCGTTGCCCACGCCGACAGCGATCAGCCAGTCGTGGTTCACGTCGAAACCGAACTGGACGTGGACATCGACCCGTTGACCGCCTACTCCGCACTCGGCGGAAACGAGTACGATTTCCTCCTCGAAAGTGCCGACAAGGTCGCGTCCTCCGACCCGGACGGGGCGTTCGAACCCGCTGGAACCGCAACCGCCGACCAACGCGCGCGCTACTCCTTCGTCGGCTATGACCCGAAAGCGGTCGTGTCTGTCGAATCGGACGAAACAGAGGTGCAGGTGCTGGACGACGACTGGAACCATGTGGTAGCCAGCGAACAGGACGCCGAGGGCGATATTCTCGACAAACTCCGGAACTCGCTTCCGGACGTGGAGCGACGAGGATTCCCGAACGTGGACGGGTTTTCCGGCGGTCTGGTCGGGTTTCTGGCCTACGACGCGGTGTACGACCTCTGGCTGGAAGAACAGGGAATCGAGCATCCCGAGACGGAACTTCCCGATGCGCAGTTCGTCCTGAACACCAAGACACTCGTCTTCGACCACGTCGAAAACTCGCTTTCGTTGGTGTGTACGCCGGTCGTGTCGCCGGAAGACGAGCCGAGTGAGGTGTACGACGAACTGGTCGCGGAAGCGAATCGCATCGCCGAGACGCTCAAATCCGCGGACGAACCGAACTTCGGCGGATATCGACCGGACGAAGAGATTGCCGGGGCGCAAGACGAGTACGAAGACGCAGTGCGCCGGGCGAAAGAACACGTTTCCGCTGGCGACATCTATCAGGGTGTCATCTCTCGAAAGCGAGAGATTCGGGGCGAAATCGACCCGCGGGGGTTGTATTCGGCCTTGCGCGAGGTGAACCCCTCGCCGTACATGTACCTCCTCGGCTACGAGGACAGAACCATCGTCGGCGCGAGTCCGGAGACGTTGGTGTCGGTTCGGGATGGAAAAATAGTCTCGAACCCAATCGCCGGAACCAGTTCGCGCGGCGGGAGTCCGATGGAAGACCGGCGATTGGCGGGCGAACTCCTCGCGGATGAAAAGGAGCGATCGGAACACGCGATGCTCGTAGATTTGGCCCGCAACGACGTTCGCCGGGTTTCACAGTCCGGTAGCATCCGCGTCGAGGAGTTCATGAACGTCATCAAGTACAGCCACGTTCAGCACATCGAAAGCACCGTCACGGGAACCATGGCAGAAGACTGTGACGCCTTCGACGCAGTGCGGGCGACCTTCCCCGCAGGAACCCTAACCGGCGCGCCGAAAATCCGCGCGATGGAGATAATCCACGACCTCGAAGAAACTTCACGAGGCGTGTACGGCGGCGGCGTCGGTTATATCTCGTGGACTGGTGACGCCAACTTCGCCATCGTCATCAGAACCGCGACGATTGAGCACGGGCAAGCGGGCGAGCGGGATACAGTTACCGTACAGGCGGGCGCGGGAATCGTCGCGGACAGCGACCCGACGTCCGAGTTCGAGGAAACGGAACAGAAAATGGGTGGTGTGCTGTCGGCGCTGGAGACGATGGAACGTGAACCGGAATCTCAGCAGAAAATGGAGGTGTCCCGATGACTCGCGTGCTGTTCGTGGACAACTTCGATTCGTTCACCTACAACCTCGTGGAGTACGCCGAAGAAGCGCTCAGGGCGCAAGAATCCGGTGCGGATTCGGTTTCAGCAGTCGAAACCGAGGTCGTGAAAAACACCGCCTCGCTCGACGAGATTCGGGAGAAAAATCCGGATGTAATCATCATCAGTCCCGGCCCGGGGCATCCGGAAAACGAACGAGACGTGGGCGTTACGAACGACATTCTGCGCAAACTCTCACCCGAAATCCCGACGCTGGGCGTCTGTCTGGGTTTGGAAGCCGCGGTGTACGTCTACGGCGGGACGATTGGACGCGCGCCGGAACCGATTCACGGCAAGGCGTTTCCGGTCGACCACGACGAAACCGGCGCGTTCGACGGCCTTGAACAGGGTTTTCAGGCGGGCCGGTACCATTCGCTCGTTTCGACTGCGGTTCCGGACTCCTTCGACGTGAGCGCGACGACAACCCACGACGGCGACGAACTGGTGATGGGTGTTCGCCACCGCGAACACCCAATCGAATGTGTCCAGTTCCATCCGGAGAGTGTGCTCACTGCGTGTGGGCGGGAGATAATCGAGAACTTCCTTGCGCGTTACACCAACACGCCCGCCGCGTAGAGCGCGGCGACGACGAGGAGGGCGATAACGCCGAGTCGCCAGATGAGCGCGACGGCGAAGCGAACGGCGACGATGAGGAGAATGATTCCGATAACCACAGCGACGATGCCGACTGGTTCGATTGCGAGGGGTAGCATATCCGAAATGACTGCGTACTGAATGGTAAACGTATCGGTGGTGTCTGGTTCGATTGCGGTGGAAAATCAGATAACGGCGGCCGAGTAAGCACGCCTTACCGTGAGAAATTCAATCATATCGGTCACTTTCGCTCCGGTCTGAACACTCTTATAGTCCTTGGCGTCTTACTCTGTAACAGGCGAAAAACGGACTCCAGAGGCGTCACTGTACAAACAAACTTGGGATAAAGAAAGTAAACTTAATTGGGGATGGGTCAAATGGATTCTTCGTTACGAATGAAACGGTTCTACGCACACGACGAGTGGCGAATCGCCACGCAGAGCAGCGAAACAGCGGTGGTGACGCTCGTATGAGCGGCGCGCACGAGACGGACGCCGACGAAGTCACCCTCCCGGTCAAGCGAACCAAGGGCGACACCCTCGAAGACCGAATGACGGGCAACGCCTACCAGAACATCCTCCCGGCGCGCTATCTCCGCAAGGACGCCGACGGCAATCTCGTCGAGTCACAGGAAGACCTGTTCCCGCGCGTTGCGAAAAACATCGCGCTCGCGGAAGCGGTCTACGAGGCCGAAAAGCAGGGCACCGAAATCACGGTTACGCCCGAGCAGCTGAAACCCGACCACCCTCGCCGCGACGAACTCGCCGCCGAAGTGTTCGGCAAGGGAACGACCACCGAGGACGACGCGGAAACGACGCTTTCGGTCTACAACGTCAACAAGTTCGCCTACGACACGGTCGTTCCGGAGATCCCCGAGGACATCGCGGAACACGTCGAATCCGTCCGCGACGAGTTCGACGACCTGATGGAAGGCCT
The window above is part of the Haladaptatus cibarius D43 genome. Proteins encoded here:
- a CDS encoding tRNA pseudouridine(54/55) synthase Pus10, which codes for MDVLSAARRVIDEGPVCDACLGRQFADRSFGLSNTERGHSLRMAVALEDDEDFEGFEKSGEECWVCEGLTNDFETYAEQVADALSGIDFETYQVGTRTPPLIDENESLLRDLADLPEATGELFKSEYNREVGKRVGKLTGTEVDFERPDVLALLNLERGDVDVQINPAFVFGRYRKLERDIPQTEWPCRECGGSGKQLAEGGGEEPCDYCGGDGYLYSKSVEELTTPPVLDAMDGKEALFHGAGREDVDALMLGTGRPFVIEIKKPKQRTPDTGTLEAAINEFADGQAEVEGLRLATHEMVERVKELDASKTYRAQVEFDAPVTEGELNGAIKELDGTTVEQYTPNRVDHRRANLTRVREVYDIDGHLEDETHGEIEIHGEGGLYIKELVSGDEGRTEPSLAGLLDVGAEVTALDVIGVEGEDEVFDEDEYLRE
- a CDS encoding CBS domain-containing protein, with the translated sequence MDISDIATTDYFEIEAEERLGKARSIFEEENPKGIVVTEAGEYDGVITQKQLLQSHIEDQTKVATLTKPAPKIDLHDDVREVARALVEGGSKVAPIFEGDTVWGIIDEDMILDGVLDNLDALTVEQIYSENPVTIPEDATLGRVINLMREHSVSRLPVVNDDGFLTGMVTTHDIVDFVTRNEDKPTTGERTGDSDRMLDLPVYDVMNSPVESISLDMTVEDAVKKMFEMNYAGLVVTPDDDRVVGGVVTKTDVLRALTYTEEDHMDVQITNINLLDTISRQTIRESIQEITDKYKDMQVRHAHVRFHEHKEKLRGTPLIQCKIRLRTNRGQVAGSGEGYGAEQGFNVARDTLERNVLELKGVQSDREYEGQLLRKLNEL
- a CDS encoding lycopene cyclase domain-containing protein yields the protein MFPDIGAVFGSYTYLATEVVFGSVALWLLLRADALSRAGKTIIALYPLGYVWDWYTLTIGVFSIPLRTGIEVAGIPIEEHLFIIVVPALVIGVHENLHRTTERAETGQ
- a CDS encoding DUF7344 domain-containing protein; this translates as MSTIGDSSGTGSSDTNNQSSESDSTVAEHVSDILESNGSREQRDAPLSRDMVFDVLKNQRRRYALHYLKQAEETVQLSDLAEQVAAWENDTTVDAISAAERKRVYTALYQSHLPKLDDAGIVDYNQNRGIVELATAADQLDPYLETNTRDDISWCKRYLGIAVAGFAVLTGAWLELPLLAGIADIALALLVVVAFTLVAVAHTYDARHAPSTGEQAPDISGE
- the trpD gene encoding anthranilate phosphoribosyltransferase; its protein translation is MQDYIEHVTTGHDLTLTQARDAASTVFDGATDAQIGALLTGLRAKGETETEIAGFAQGMRDAARTISPDRTPLVDTCGTGGDDYDTINVSTTSAIVASGAGVPVAKHGNYSVSSSSGSADVLDEVGVVVDSEPPAVERAIEQQGIGFMLAPVFHPAMKAVIGPRKELGMRTLFNVLGPLTNPAGADAQVVGVYDPDLVPVLARALAHMNVSHALVVHGSGMDEIAIHDETTVAEVEGGFIEEYTLTPEDLGVGRYDVTKVAGGTPQQNARDLRGIVEGTVGGAKRDIILANAGAAVYVSGRASSLEDGVEQAEQAIDSGNAEEKLDLMTRAISA
- a CDS encoding phosphoribosylanthranilate isomerase, giving the protein MTRAKICGLTAEDDLHAAISAGADAIGLLVDVPVDSPREIGPLRAAELAREVPPFVTTVLVTMPETPEQTVEIAEIVEPDAVQVHGMGVGDLAYLSSSIDGNVIRAIDATTESPERYDTVADALLLDAGKAGGTGETHDWERARELVNSLDSPVILAGGLSPDNVGDAVEAVEPFAVDVASGVESGGGQKDHSAVESFIRNAKAPHEKSEPVLQR
- the trpE gene encoding anthranilate synthase component I — protein: MKRDEFVAHADSDQPVVVHVETELDVDIDPLTAYSALGGNEYDFLLESADKVASSDPDGAFEPAGTATADQRARYSFVGYDPKAVVSVESDETEVQVLDDDWNHVVASEQDAEGDILDKLRNSLPDVERRGFPNVDGFSGGLVGFLAYDAVYDLWLEEQGIEHPETELPDAQFVLNTKTLVFDHVENSLSLVCTPVVSPEDEPSEVYDELVAEANRIAETLKSADEPNFGGYRPDEEIAGAQDEYEDAVRRAKEHVSAGDIYQGVISRKREIRGEIDPRGLYSALREVNPSPYMYLLGYEDRTIVGASPETLVSVRDGKIVSNPIAGTSSRGGSPMEDRRLAGELLADEKERSEHAMLVDLARNDVRRVSQSGSIRVEEFMNVIKYSHVQHIESTVTGTMAEDCDAFDAVRATFPAGTLTGAPKIRAMEIIHDLEETSRGVYGGGVGYISWTGDANFAIVIRTATIEHGQAGERDTVTVQAGAGIVADSDPTSEFEETEQKMGGVLSALETMEREPESQQKMEVSR
- the trpG gene encoding anthranilate synthase component II is translated as MTRVLFVDNFDSFTYNLVEYAEEALRAQESGADSVSAVETEVVKNTASLDEIREKNPDVIIISPGPGHPENERDVGVTNDILRKLSPEIPTLGVCLGLEAAVYVYGGTIGRAPEPIHGKAFPVDHDETGAFDGLEQGFQAGRYHSLVSTAVPDSFDVSATTTHDGDELVMGVRHREHPIECVQFHPESVLTACGREIIENFLARYTNTPAA